The following is a genomic window from Desulfobaccales bacterium.
ATCTGCCGGAAAGGCACGGTTGATTCCCTTCTGGAGATCTACCGCTTTTATCATCAACATCGCCAGCGGGCTCGGGGTCGAGAGGTCGCTGTCTGTCCAGGGATCGTGCAGCATTACCGGGAGGTCCTCAATGTCAGGGGAGACGACAGAAAATTGCGGACCACCATCAACCAATTCACCATTCATCGCACTGCTTTTTTGAGCCACGATCAACGGCCTTACATCCCCGGCACGGCCATCAAAGGCGCCCTGCGCACTGCGTATCTTAACGCCCGGGCACAAATCAAGCAATTGCCTACCCCGAAAGATAATAGGGGCAGGTGGGATCCCCGGGCGCTGGAAAACCAGCTCCTGGATTACCGCCGAATAGACGAGGACCCATTCCGTCTCCTTAAAGTTTCCGACTTTCTGCCCGTGGGAGAAGTGAGGACCCGGATTATCTATGCCATTAATGAAAAGAAAAGGGTTTCCCAGTTCGCCGCCCGGGGTCCCTACCAGATATTGGAGGTTATCGAGCCAGGGGCGGAGTTTGTCGGCACCATCAGCCTGGAGGAAATACCTCCGAATTTGAGAAGCTTTTATAAAATCCGACATTTCCTGCAACTGGATGACATTTGGAAGGCAGCCCGCAATTTTTATGCGCAGGAAAAAGAAAAGGAAGATCAGGTCCTTTTTGAGATCAGTGTACCTGCCGTTTCTTTGCCTGCCGGCAACGGGGCGGTGGCGTTGCGCTTGGGCCGGCACTCCGGGGCCGAATGCGTCACCATCGCCGGCCACAGGAAAATCAAGATCTTGCAGGCCCAGGGTCAGCCTCCCAAGACCATGGACCACGCTACAACATTATGGCTGGTCGCGGACTTTCACCAGCGGGACAAGCGTCACCAGGCCCATCTCCGTCCCTTTGGCTGGGTCTCTTTTTCTGAACTAACACCGGACCAAGCCTCACTCCTCAAGGAGCGGGAGAGATCCTGGCAGGAAGAGTCAGAAAGCAGCCGAAGGGCGGCTACGGTCGGAGTGCCCTCCAGTTATATTGAGGCCGGGCATCAGGCGGGACCCCCTGCCAGACCGGTTACCATTGCCCGACAGGAAACCTGGGAGGGGGCAGTCCTCACATATGAGAAAGGCAGACAGGAACTCATCGCCTCCTGGCAGGGGAAAAGGGC
Proteins encoded in this region:
- the csm5 gene encoding type III-A CRISPR-associated RAMP protein Csm5 translates to MPETVTCLIRTLAPVHLGSGEVYEPLGFVIDEQKPCLVAFEPGDFLNLLPETDRRRFLEICRKGTVDSLLEIYRFYHQHRQRARGREVAVCPGIVQHYREVLNVRGDDRKLRTTINQFTIHRTAFLSHDQRPYIPGTAIKGALRTAYLNARAQIKQLPTPKDNRGRWDPRALENQLLDYRRIDEDPFRLLKVSDFLPVGEVRTRIIYAINEKKRVSQFAARGPYQILEVIEPGAEFVGTISLEEIPPNLRSFYKIRHFLQLDDIWKAARNFYAQEKEKEDQVLFEISVPAVSLPAGNGAVALRLGRHSGAECVTIAGHRKIKILQAQGQPPKTMDHATTLWLVADFHQRDKRHQAHLRPFGWVSFSELTPDQASLLKERERSWQEESESSRRAATVGVPSSYIEAGHQAGPPARPVTIARQETWEGAVLTYEKGRQELIASWQGKRARAKGLELVPPELRESLSGKKAKGAKAKVVVEVEGNAYRIISIQLL